The proteins below are encoded in one region of Sedimentibacter sp. zth1:
- a CDS encoding S-layer homology domain-containing protein, with translation MKIIKKILSIMLMLSIVISSLLPIYAVQIKEPSVELDKVIENTAKYVLDCAKKLKNDETLGEWTIISLIRAGIEVPEKYYDDYYNNLVKQLEENDGILHKRKYTEYSRAVLTLTALGKDPTNVGGYDLTEKLAEFDNLVWQGINGAVWGLIALDSGNYDVTNTGNIKNVTTRQKLVDHILSKEINGGGWSMGESNPDTDVTAMVLQSLANYVDQEKVKDAVDRGLVVLSNKMNNDGGFESWGNKNSESADQVLVALCKLNIDPKIDDRFVKKNGSWVVSNIIDDFYIPETGGFKHVKEYGIDGMATDQGMYAMVAYSRFLKGQTSLYDMSDVEKKYEEKVLPKKNTEPKIEYKNKFTDIDSSSEKEAIIGLNAKGIVNGFNENTFNPKGYVTRAQLATMLAKALCLEEIEIETFEDVKDSDWFSGYVGAAHQMGIINGYSDKVFKPNNNVTRQDAALMIARTAEILGKNMSMENYEIINIMCQFTDYIKCADWTIESVAACVKYGYIPDDEMEIYPERNATREEIAGMIFRMIEN, from the coding sequence ATGAAAATCATAAAAAAAATATTGAGTATTATGCTGATGTTAAGCATAGTAATAAGCTCATTATTGCCTATATATGCAGTGCAGATAAAGGAACCTTCTGTTGAATTAGATAAAGTCATAGAGAATACTGCTAAATATGTGCTTGATTGTGCTAAAAAACTTAAAAATGATGAAACACTTGGAGAATGGACAATAATATCATTAATTAGAGCTGGAATAGAAGTTCCAGAGAAATATTATGATGATTACTATAATAACTTAGTTAAACAACTTGAAGAAAATGATGGTATCTTGCATAAAAGAAAGTATACAGAATATTCAAGAGCTGTGTTAACTCTTACTGCTCTTGGCAAAGATCCTACAAATGTTGGAGGATACGATTTGACTGAAAAATTGGCTGAATTTGATAACCTTGTATGGCAAGGTATAAATGGAGCTGTGTGGGGACTTATTGCGTTAGATAGTGGAAATTATGATGTTACAAATACAGGCAATATAAAAAATGTGACTACAAGGCAAAAACTTGTAGATCATATACTAAGCAAGGAAATAAATGGTGGAGGATGGTCTATGGGAGAGAGCAATCCAGATACCGATGTTACTGCTATGGTTCTTCAATCTCTTGCGAATTATGTTGACCAAGAAAAAGTAAAAGATGCTGTAGATAGAGGTTTAGTTGTTTTATCTAACAAAATGAATAATGATGGTGGATTTGAAAGTTGGGGAAATAAAAACTCTGAAAGTGCAGATCAAGTTTTGGTAGCACTTTGTAAACTTAATATAGATCCTAAAATTGACGATAGATTTGTAAAGAAAAACGGAAGTTGGGTGGTATCAAATATCATAGATGATTTTTATATACCTGAAACAGGAGGATTTAAGCATGTAAAAGAATATGGTATTGATGGCATGGCTACAGATCAAGGTATGTATGCGATGGTTGCCTACAGTCGTTTTTTAAAAGGACAGACATCGTTGTATGATATGAGTGATGTCGAAAAAAAATACGAAGAAAAAGTATTACCTAAAAAAAATACAGAACCAAAGATTGAATATAAAAATAAATTTACAGATATAGATAGTAGTTCAGAGAAGGAAGCAATTATTGGGCTTAATGCTAAAGGAATAGTTAATGGCTTTAATGAAAATACATTTAATCCAAAGGGTTATGTTACGAGAGCTCAATTAGCAACAATGCTAGCTAAAGCTTTATGTCTTGAAGAAATTGAAATTGAAACCTTTGAAGACGTAAAAGATTCTGATTGGTTTTCAGGATACGTTGGAGCAGCACATCAGATGGGAATAATAAACGGATATTCTGATAAAGTATTTAAACCTAATAATAATGTTACAAGACAAGATGCTGCACTTATGATTGCAAGAACAGCAGAAATTTTAGGAAAAAATATGTCTATGGAAAACTATGAAATAATAAATATAATGTGCCAATTTACAGACTACATAAAATGTGCTGACTGGACTATTGAGTCTGTTGCAGCGTGTGTAAAATATGGATATATTCCTGATGATGAAATGGAGATTTATCCTGAAAGAAATGCTACTAGAGAAGAAATAGCAGGAATGATATTTAGAATGATTGAAAATTAA